Proteins from a genomic interval of Equus quagga isolate Etosha38 chromosome 13, UCLA_HA_Equagga_1.0, whole genome shotgun sequence:
- the FCGRT gene encoding IgG receptor FcRn large subunit p51 isoform X2, with protein MKAWGVQWGLPLRMRVPPLLLLLFLLPGTLRAESRPSLLYHFTAVSSPAPGAPAFWVSGWLGPQQYLSYNNLRAQAEPCGAWVWENQVSWYWEKETTDLRKKEKLFLDAFQVLTEEGPHTLQGLLGCELNPDNTSVPVAKFALEGEDFMEFDLKLGAWNGDWPEALAIGQRWARQADAVNNEKTFLLYSCPHRLLGHLERGRGNLEWKEPPSMRLKARPGDPGFSVLTCSAFSFYPPELQLRFLRNGLAAGSGEGDLGPNGDGSFYAWSSLTVKSGDEYHYRCWVQHAGLAQPLTVELESPAKSPMQVVGIVVGVLLLLVLAAGGALLWWRMRKGLPAPWISLRGDDIGALLPAPGLPKDADS; from the exons ATGAAGGCCTGGGGGGTGCAATGGG GTCTCCCTCTCAGGATGCGGGTcccccctcttctcctcctgctcttcctcctgcccgGGACCCTGCGCGCAG AGAGCCGGCCGTCCCTCCTGTACCACTTCACCGCCGTGTCCTCCCCTGCCCCCGGGGCTCCCGCCTTCTGGGTGTCGGGCTGGCTGGGTCCCCAGCAGTACCTGAGCTATAACAACCTGCGAGCCCAGGCGGAGCCCTGCGGGGCTTGGGTCTGGGAAAACCAGGTGTCCTGGTATTGGGAGAAAGAGACCACAGacctgaggaagaaagagaagctcTTCCTGGACGCTTTCCAGGTCTTGACGGAAGAAG GTCCCCACACCCTGCAGGGTCTGCTGGGCTGCGAGCTGAATCCCGACAACACCTCCGTGCCCGTGGCCAAGTTTGCCCTGGAAGGCGAGGACTTCATGGAGTTCGACCTCAAGCTGGGCGCCTGGAATGGGGACTGGCCTGAGGCCCTGGCCATCGGTCAGAGGTGGGCACGGCAGGCTGACGCGGTCAACAATGAGAAGACCTTTCTGCTCTACTCCTGTCCCCACAGGCTGCTGGGGCATCTGGAGAGGGGCCGTGGGAACCTCGAGTGGAAGG AGCCGCCCTCCATGCGCCTGAAGGCCCGACCGGGCGACCCCGGCTTTTCTGTGCTCACGTGCAGTGCCTTCTCCTTCTACCCGCCGGAGCTGCAGCTGCGATTTCTACGGAACGGGCTGGCAGCTGGCTCTGGCGAGGGCGACCTTGGCCCCAACGGCGACGGCTCCTTCTATGCTTGGTCGTCGCTGACAGTCAAAAGCGGCGACGAATACCACTACCGCTGCTGGGTGCAGCACGCGGGGCTGGCACAGCCCCTCACTGTGGAGCTGG AATCACCAGCCAAGTCCCCTATGCAAGTGGTTGGAATCGTCGTCGGCGTCTTACTGCTCTTGGTGCTAGCTGCAGGAGGAGCGCTGCTgtggtggaggatgaggaagggGCTGCCAG ccCCTTGGATCTCTCTCCGTGGAGACGATATAGGGGCCCTCCTGCCTGCTCCTGGCCTGCCCAAGGATGCTGACTCTTAG
- the FCGRT gene encoding IgG receptor FcRn large subunit p51 isoform X1: MKAWGVQWGLPLRMRVPPLLLLLFLLPGTLRAAESRPSLLYHFTAVSSPAPGAPAFWVSGWLGPQQYLSYNNLRAQAEPCGAWVWENQVSWYWEKETTDLRKKEKLFLDAFQVLTEEGPHTLQGLLGCELNPDNTSVPVAKFALEGEDFMEFDLKLGAWNGDWPEALAIGQRWARQADAVNNEKTFLLYSCPHRLLGHLERGRGNLEWKEPPSMRLKARPGDPGFSVLTCSAFSFYPPELQLRFLRNGLAAGSGEGDLGPNGDGSFYAWSSLTVKSGDEYHYRCWVQHAGLAQPLTVELESPAKSPMQVVGIVVGVLLLLVLAAGGALLWWRMRKGLPAPWISLRGDDIGALLPAPGLPKDADS, encoded by the exons ATGAAGGCCTGGGGGGTGCAATGGG GTCTCCCTCTCAGGATGCGGGTcccccctcttctcctcctgctcttcctcctgcccgGGACCCTGCGCGCAG CAGAGAGCCGGCCGTCCCTCCTGTACCACTTCACCGCCGTGTCCTCCCCTGCCCCCGGGGCTCCCGCCTTCTGGGTGTCGGGCTGGCTGGGTCCCCAGCAGTACCTGAGCTATAACAACCTGCGAGCCCAGGCGGAGCCCTGCGGGGCTTGGGTCTGGGAAAACCAGGTGTCCTGGTATTGGGAGAAAGAGACCACAGacctgaggaagaaagagaagctcTTCCTGGACGCTTTCCAGGTCTTGACGGAAGAAG GTCCCCACACCCTGCAGGGTCTGCTGGGCTGCGAGCTGAATCCCGACAACACCTCCGTGCCCGTGGCCAAGTTTGCCCTGGAAGGCGAGGACTTCATGGAGTTCGACCTCAAGCTGGGCGCCTGGAATGGGGACTGGCCTGAGGCCCTGGCCATCGGTCAGAGGTGGGCACGGCAGGCTGACGCGGTCAACAATGAGAAGACCTTTCTGCTCTACTCCTGTCCCCACAGGCTGCTGGGGCATCTGGAGAGGGGCCGTGGGAACCTCGAGTGGAAGG AGCCGCCCTCCATGCGCCTGAAGGCCCGACCGGGCGACCCCGGCTTTTCTGTGCTCACGTGCAGTGCCTTCTCCTTCTACCCGCCGGAGCTGCAGCTGCGATTTCTACGGAACGGGCTGGCAGCTGGCTCTGGCGAGGGCGACCTTGGCCCCAACGGCGACGGCTCCTTCTATGCTTGGTCGTCGCTGACAGTCAAAAGCGGCGACGAATACCACTACCGCTGCTGGGTGCAGCACGCGGGGCTGGCACAGCCCCTCACTGTGGAGCTGG AATCACCAGCCAAGTCCCCTATGCAAGTGGTTGGAATCGTCGTCGGCGTCTTACTGCTCTTGGTGCTAGCTGCAGGAGGAGCGCTGCTgtggtggaggatgaggaagggGCTGCCAG ccCCTTGGATCTCTCTCCGTGGAGACGATATAGGGGCCCTCCTGCCTGCTCCTGGCCTGCCCAAGGATGCTGACTCTTAG
- the FCGRT gene encoding IgG receptor FcRn large subunit p51 isoform X3: protein MRVPPLLLLLFLLPGTLRAAESRPSLLYHFTAVSSPAPGAPAFWVSGWLGPQQYLSYNNLRAQAEPCGAWVWENQVSWYWEKETTDLRKKEKLFLDAFQVLTEEGPHTLQGLLGCELNPDNTSVPVAKFALEGEDFMEFDLKLGAWNGDWPEALAIGQRWARQADAVNNEKTFLLYSCPHRLLGHLERGRGNLEWKEPPSMRLKARPGDPGFSVLTCSAFSFYPPELQLRFLRNGLAAGSGEGDLGPNGDGSFYAWSSLTVKSGDEYHYRCWVQHAGLAQPLTVELESPAKSPMQVVGIVVGVLLLLVLAAGGALLWWRMRKGLPAPWISLRGDDIGALLPAPGLPKDADS from the exons ATGCGGGTcccccctcttctcctcctgctcttcctcctgcccgGGACCCTGCGCGCAG CAGAGAGCCGGCCGTCCCTCCTGTACCACTTCACCGCCGTGTCCTCCCCTGCCCCCGGGGCTCCCGCCTTCTGGGTGTCGGGCTGGCTGGGTCCCCAGCAGTACCTGAGCTATAACAACCTGCGAGCCCAGGCGGAGCCCTGCGGGGCTTGGGTCTGGGAAAACCAGGTGTCCTGGTATTGGGAGAAAGAGACCACAGacctgaggaagaaagagaagctcTTCCTGGACGCTTTCCAGGTCTTGACGGAAGAAG GTCCCCACACCCTGCAGGGTCTGCTGGGCTGCGAGCTGAATCCCGACAACACCTCCGTGCCCGTGGCCAAGTTTGCCCTGGAAGGCGAGGACTTCATGGAGTTCGACCTCAAGCTGGGCGCCTGGAATGGGGACTGGCCTGAGGCCCTGGCCATCGGTCAGAGGTGGGCACGGCAGGCTGACGCGGTCAACAATGAGAAGACCTTTCTGCTCTACTCCTGTCCCCACAGGCTGCTGGGGCATCTGGAGAGGGGCCGTGGGAACCTCGAGTGGAAGG AGCCGCCCTCCATGCGCCTGAAGGCCCGACCGGGCGACCCCGGCTTTTCTGTGCTCACGTGCAGTGCCTTCTCCTTCTACCCGCCGGAGCTGCAGCTGCGATTTCTACGGAACGGGCTGGCAGCTGGCTCTGGCGAGGGCGACCTTGGCCCCAACGGCGACGGCTCCTTCTATGCTTGGTCGTCGCTGACAGTCAAAAGCGGCGACGAATACCACTACCGCTGCTGGGTGCAGCACGCGGGGCTGGCACAGCCCCTCACTGTGGAGCTGG AATCACCAGCCAAGTCCCCTATGCAAGTGGTTGGAATCGTCGTCGGCGTCTTACTGCTCTTGGTGCTAGCTGCAGGAGGAGCGCTGCTgtggtggaggatgaggaagggGCTGCCAG ccCCTTGGATCTCTCTCCGTGGAGACGATATAGGGGCCCTCCTGCCTGCTCCTGGCCTGCCCAAGGATGCTGACTCTTAG